In Silurus meridionalis isolate SWU-2019-XX chromosome 11, ASM1480568v1, whole genome shotgun sequence, the sequence ttctcatctgcgccttgggtggttccatgaaattctggagtaagaacgggcgctttgaggatggattggactgtagttaatgtcaacagtctgctacattgactcaggactactttttgcttctgatcatcatcactgtaccccacaacatttttaacaagattgtttaacaggattttggaaggtaagaggatgcctgaggaatgtgtgctggtaccgatctttaagaacaagggggatggcagacctgcagtaactacaggggaattaacttgatcagtcacaccatgaagttatgggaaagagtagtggaagccaggctgagagaaggaTTTCCCCACTGAGGATTTCCACTTTGGCACATaagcagtatggttttatgccaagaaagagcaccacagatgtaagacagagtacatgtgtgtgaatactggggtcaacagtgcaaagtaatggagagagtgttagagaagtgaagaaaagagtgcaggcagggtagagtgggtggagaagagtggcagaagtgatttgtgatagaaggctatctgcaagagtgaaagggaaagtttataggactgtggtaaaacctgatatgttgtatggtttagagacagtggcagcaagtaaaagacaggaggtggagctggaggtagcagagctgaagatgttgaggttttccttgggagtgacgaggatggacacaattaaaaatcagtttattagagggtcagtgcatgtaggacgttttggagacaaggtgaggaaggtgagattgagatggttgtaacttgtgcagaggagggacatggggtatattagtaggagaatgctgaggaaggaggaaaagaggaagaccaaggaggcagtttatggatgtggtgagggaagacatgcaggtagttgggttgaaagaggcagatgtggaggacagggggggtatggagacagatgatccgctgtggcgacccctaatgggaaaatccgaaagaagaagaagaagaagaagaagaagaaggcaaaGTATTACTGCTGCATGTTTTGAgaaactgtccagatgccaagCGTGTGTAAATTGTCTGTACAGTTCTAGGTTTTTTGGGTCAAACTAAATCTTCATCCCATTAATTTGCCTAgcttgttgcatataaacaaaaggaacatgcatggtTAGTGTTTTAAAAATTGTGACACCcactatatatatttcttaagtattcctttacaaaaaaagagaCTGACCGAGATAAGGAAACTCCTCCAGGCTGCCCAATAGCTTGCTCATGGTGAAGTACCCCTTCATTCCATGGTACATTCAAAAACTCCAGCACGGTCATCATTGTGGTGCGTGGTTGCAGGACTAAATCTTCATAGTGAACAGTCAAACATCGTGTAGAACCTACTAACATACACTGAAATAACATGGCCTCTATTGCTTGGCTCCACTTGCTAAGGCAGTCCCTGTAGCTGGAAAGGTCAAAACCAGCAATTGTAACTTGTCTTGAGATCATTGAGTGTACTGAGGCCCGACCATCACGCACCATAAGAAGAAACTTTGAGCTGAAAGCAAAGAATAAGCAAATGAAGGGTAAATATGGTGTAAATTCAAAAGTGGAAAGTATTAAAAttaagtgaaaataaaagaacGCTTAAGTCACAGTAAATGCTCAAATCAGAATAAATGATCAATGGGCTTACATCAGAAAACTctatttttaaactgtttgaGAGGCATTATAACCTGTTTCAAAACTTCTTACTTGGGAAATAATTTAGAGAGGTAGATGGAGCTCTTCAGCGTAAATGGGTCCTTATTGCAGAGCAGCGGTGCAGGCTCACCATGACGAGCAATGACCTCAAGCAAAAAGGCTGCCGTGGCTGAGTCTAGCATCTCCTGTGTAATCTCCTCTTCTTCCAGGGCCCAGCGGTCCTCTTCTGACCTCCTCCAGCCATGGCGCAAAGACAGAATCCGTGGGATCACACGGGTCTCCTCGCCACAGCGGATATCCGGGTGGGCATCAAGCATGACACGCATAAGTGTAGTGCCTGAGCGAGGTACTCCACCAACAAACACTATCGGTGAGTCTTGGTTATAGTGGTATAGGGTCTGGTTGTGGCCCTTAACTACAACTGACACTCGAAGGCTATGAGGATTTCCACTCTGGCACATAAGCATATGGTACAGTGCTTTCACAGCACCATACACTCCAAACAGACACAATAGTAGTATAAATCCCCGTCGAACAGAGAGCCGCATCACTCTGTTAGATGACCACTGTATTCAGAAAATCAGTGTGAGTTGTTTTACATgagaaaacaaaatgcattCAAGTTCCTCTATTACAATCAGTTAAAGTCCAGTAGTTCAAAGAGCTTTTTATTCGCAGGTGCACCGGTACTACTAAATACTATTAACATCATATGTGTTAGTAAATTGTATCGTTAGTGCATTTCTATAACCAGTCACAATAATTGCCTAACTAAAAAATCTGCCAAAACACAGTCAGAAATAACAAATAAAGCTCAGTTTATTTAACATGACTTATACCATAATTATACCACCTGAATGTTGATTAAAGTTAATTAATAATTTCGGTTTTTGCAAAGAAGACCCGAGTTTGAGATTCCTAATACGGAGGATGTGAgcatatttctttttaacatGTCAGTTAAAGCACTTCCTGTAACAGGTTCCTCTCATAACAAGCAGGGTtgcaaagttttttcttttaacccaaacacaataaatacaaatacactgtAAGGTACAGTAGGAGCAGTAatggttattatattattttatgttatgaAAGCTAGTCACAGAACCTGTTTGTTTACAATATTCCTGAAAAGTCAAAAAGATTTTAGCAACTTACACTAGTGAGAAATCTGACATTATGTATTAACGACTGCAATTTTATTCCTTATCTTCATAGTAATCCATTCTTCCAAATTGTtctatttaaattgtaaaaccTCAAAAGGAAACGTGAAAAATACCAGATCAGATTAAGTACAAACAACTTCAGGAAGTAGGCGGGTTGAAAGCAGGAGGCACTTTTCATTGCATGTTTCAACATGCAGTAAATTTTCAGtaacagaaaacaaaagacgctgataaaaaaaatgcacaattgTGACAAATTATTCACAAGTAAGAACACAATTTTATTAAGAAATTTATAGAAGCTaccaatgttttatttctatggTTTTACCACTATTCTGTTCAAATGTACattaatcatatttatttatatacatgaaaataaataaattatctgTTCTCTGTTTTAGTCTGACATCACATTGCTTGGGAAAAATACTACTTTTAAACCTGCACTACAAACTTGGTTAGGTACAAAGCCTTAAAATGACAGACAGGAAGTCagggcgcacacacacacacacacacacacacacacacacacacacacacacacacacacacacacacatttttaaacaacacaGCTCCTGCCGTCAGTGCATAAATGTTCAAATTCAATAGTAAAACCACAGCCACTTTCAATTATTCACCTTCTCTTCAACAAAACCACCCTTCCTTATGTCCACCTCCCTTCCCtacttcatctctctctctttctctctgtccaaCCTGATTTATCTGCAATGCATTCTGCAGATTTGGAGATTTGGGAGGTTGTGGAAGTTAGGGTAGcagtggaattgtcaggatctATTTACATCACTTTCTCTGCATTTGTAACTTTTATTCACAGCAGCAGGCCTGTTCATATTGACACTTCATATTCTCTTGTGTCctgaaaaatatgacaaatcCAGACAATAGCATATATATCttaatgtaaacaatttaatgaTAACCAATTAATATACTGTTTGGCATACTAGTATTTTATACTTACCCCACCAGTCTCATATATAGGATTGTCAAACTCGGCCTCCACAGTGATCTGTCTGTATGGGTGAGGGTACATGAGCGGCAAGCGTAGGTTCGAATGGCACCTGGAAAATAAGAGCAGAATGTTGAATGTGCAGTAATATTCAATTAAACAGAAACCTGAAACATTTGGTTTCATAATATGGCAGAAACTTTTTAAGTAATCACCTGGTCTTTGTTTTCAAAATCACAGTGCTATCAGATTA encodes:
- the tpst2 gene encoding protein-tyrosine sulfotransferase 2, with product MRLSVRRGFILLLCLFGVYGAVKALYHMLMCQSGNPHSLRVSVVVKGHNQTLYHYNQDSPIVFVGGVPRSGTTLMRVMLDAHPDIRCGEETRVIPRILSLRHGWRRSEEDRWALEEEEITQEMLDSATAAFLLEVIARHGEPAPLLCNKDPFTLKSSIYLSKLFPNSKFLLMVRDGRASVHSMISRQVTIAGFDLSSYRDCLSKWSQAIEAMLFQCMLVGSTRCLTVHYEDLVLQPRTTMMTVLEFLNVPWNEGVLHHEQAIGQPGGVSLSRIERSTDQVIKPVNLEALTRWVGHIPADVLKDMHNIAPMLNKLGYDPSANPPDYGQPDPEVIQNTEKVLKGDFKTPASLKRPSQESIK